Proteins found in one Pocillopora verrucosa isolate sample1 chromosome 12, ASM3666991v2, whole genome shotgun sequence genomic segment:
- the LOC131781313 gene encoding uncharacterized protein, translating to MILSKLVRTRLLRCRVCLLAFLVLALWVLLIVQWLKMNPTKRHLSETFPSHENLSGMEENGIKCKPHRPDKSGQEQILKFYGRLGQLEEPKCDDTHHPEICSYQLTKLMEHHVSCDVKLCGSSEIQMASVNPQMGKAVDDWEALPKEKVTYKVQEAVKTNLENGFNFLFLKCGNIYQALSFPPIFKENENAEGRSAINVNIIMLDSISRPHFYRTMRKATEALKKISEDPKIKSTYLDFELVQSIGQQTFENLRPFFSGVLKDDNEVSVSASNKNAPLGVEVLYGAVKKWGYQTLFQEDLCWYDIWGSALTDNERRKIPKTNSEFRERWKEFQEKMAKKMVDHFGITHFSCTVLNRIGRTNHYDNPQKICLNGQFYSWYFFDYIRKVYTALENNRKAKPLVSYMHFNTGHEMTGKRMINMDASMAKFFTDMALFPNTLTVIFSDHGHKMTPFSYTEEGRRELFDPAFFMIVPDGVKEKLGPERMEALVTNQKRIFMLYDVHEALMSLHDSQEKDSRDYSVSGIFSEISANRTCADLYMLPLTRCKCEGFDEEIPLKDNADDQMWLAEFALGHINDAIQKQHMSGNGDSKNNYGYGNCQRLVGKSFEKVFKRFRGEYILTTMDIHVIPPAGFTEDEVYRVSVRQFAKPQQGVFFLSSVRVTMYNKFALCADKSVDIKLCACSKEQTADAEMKEVLFDNGVPREMFGSDTIVRDLDSNCLLFLRRNHGTFSFGLEVANVCTNRTYKFELTGSMDQRIFSKTLPIGLELFPKTFSFLTSVNKYLSKVNEPLGLKASVKVKKDGSNTFTDLGIFSVT from the exons ATGATCCTTTCCAAACTGGTTAGAACTCGTTTATTAAGATGTCGAGTGTGTCTG CTTGCCTTTCTTGTGTTAGCTCTGTGGGTACTTTTGATTGTGCAGTGGTTGAAGATGAATCCTACTAAGAGACatctttcag AAACCTTTCCCAGCCATGAAAACTTATCTGGTATGGAAGAAAATGGAATCAAGTGCAAGCCTCACAG gCCAGACAAAAGTGGCCaagaacaaattcttaaattttatgGACGTCTAGGACAGTTGGAGGAGCCAAAGTGTGACGATACACATCACCCAGAGATCTGTTCATACCAGTTAACCAAGTTAATGGAACATCATGTGTCTTGTGATGTGAAATTGTGTGGGTCTTCAGAGATTCAAATGGCTTCTGTGAATCCACAAATGGGAAAAGCTGTTGATGACTGGGAAGCATTGCCAAAGGAAAAAGTTACTTATAAAGTACAGGAGGCAGTGAAAACAAACCTGGAAAATGGATTTAATTTCTTGTTCCTTAAATGTGGGAACATTTATCAAGCCTTGAGTTTTCCTCCCATctttaaggaaaatgaaaatgctgaAGGCAGAAGTgctataaatgtaaatattattATGTTGGACTCTATCTCAAGACCACACTTCTATCGAACTATGCGAAAAGCCACAGAAGCTTTGAAGAAGATTAGTGAAGATCCTAAAATCAAGTCCACATATTTGGACTTTGAACTTGTTCAAAGCATTGGTCAACAGACTTTTGAAAACTTGAGACCATTCTTCAGCGGTGTTCTGAAAG atgacaatgaagtcAGTGTCTCTGCAAGCAATAAAAATGCTCCTTTGGGTGTGGAAGTGCTATATGGGGCTGTAAAAAAGTGGGGCTATCAGACACTCTTTCAAGAGGACCTTTGCTGGTATGATATATGGGGAAGTGCATTAACAGAtaatgaaaggagaaaaattccTAAAACAAATTCTGAATTTAGAGAGAG GTGGAAAGAATTTCAGGAAAAGATGGCAAAGAAAATGGTTGACCATTTTGGGATTACACATTTTTCCTGCACGGTGTTGAACAGAATTGGAAGGACCAATCACTATGACAATCCTCAGAAAATTTGTCTTAATGGGCAGTTTTACAGTTGGTACTTCTTTGACTACATAAGAAAGGTGTATACTGCCttagaaaacaacagaaaagcCAAACCATTGGTCTCATACATGCATTTCAACACGGGACATGAGATGACAGGGAAACGAATGATCAACATGGATGCCAGCATGGCAAAGTTTTTCACAGATATGGCCTTGTTTCCAAACACTTTGACCGTGATTTTTTCAGACCATGGTCACAAAATGACTCCATTCAGTTACACTGAAGAGGGAAGGAGAGAGTTATTTGATCCAGCCTTCTTCATGATTGTCCCTGATGGTGTTAAAGAGAAACTGGGTCCAGAAAGGATGGAAGCTTTGGTAACAAACCAAAAGCGCATCTTTATGTTGTATGATGTTCACGAAGCACTCATGAGTTTGCATGATTCTCAAGAGAAGGACTCTAGGGATTATTCAGTTTCAGGGATATTTTCAGAGATTTCGGCCAACCGCACTTGTGCAGACTTGTACATGCTTCCCTTGACAAGATGCAAATGTGAAggttttgatgaagaaattcCTTTAAAGGATAATGCAGACGATCAGATGTGGTTAGCAGAATTTGCTCTGGGACATATCAATGATGCTATTCAAAAACAACACATGAGTG GAAATGGTGATTCAAAGAATAACTATGGCTATGGAAACTGCCAGCGCTTGGTTGGAAAATCATTTGAGAAGGTTTTCAAACGATTCCGTGGAGAATACATCTTGACCACGATGGACATTCACGTGATCCCTCCAGCCGGATTCACAGAGGATGAAGTTTATCGAGTCTCTGTCAGACAGTTTGCCAAACCACAACAAGgagtattttttctcagttctgtCCGGGTAACAATGTATAACAAGTTTGCCTTGTGTGCAGATAAGTCCGTGGATATTAAGCTCTGCGCATGCTCCAAAGAGCAAACCGCAGACGCCGAGATGAAAGAAGTGTTGTTTGACAATGGAGTTCCTCGCGAAATGTTTGGTTCGGACACAATTGTGAGAGACTTGGATTCAAACTGTTTGTTATTCTTGCGACGGAATCATGGGACGTTTTCATTTGGGTTAGAAGTTGCAAATGTTTGCACAAATCGAACTTATAAATTTGAACTAACAGGCTCAATGGATCAAAGGATATTTTCCAAGACTTTGCCCATTGGGCTGGAATTATTCCCAAAGACGTTTAGTTTTTTGACTTCTGTCAACAAATACCTCTCAAAAGTAAACGAGCCGTTAGGATTGAAAGCAAGTGTGAAAGTTAAGAAGGATGGATCAAACACCTTTACTGATTTGGGGATTTTCAGTGTTACATGA